DNA from Nocardioides seonyuensis:
GTACCAGAACGCGGCCTTCATCTGGCTCCCCCTCATGGTCATCTCCGCGGTTATGGCCTGGACCATGCTGAAGTCGGTGCCCATCAAGGCCAACGTCCGCCAGCAGTTCGACATCTTCGGCAACACCGACACCTGGTTGATGACCCTGCTCTACATCATGACGTTCGGCACCTTCTCCGGGCTCGCGGCCCAGTTCGGCCTGCTGATGGCCGACCTCTACGGCATCAGCAACCCCGACATCGTCAAGGGCACCGGCGCTGCCGCCACCGTGCTGGTCGAGGGCTACGAGGTCCCTGACGTCGTCAAGTTCGTCTTCCTGGGGCCGCTCGTCGGAGCAGGCGCCCGGGTGCTGTTCTCGCCGTTGACCGACCGCATGGGTGGCGCCATCTGGACACTGGTCTCCGGCGTGGGCCTGATCTTCTCCATCGCCTTCACGCTCCCCGCGCTCACCCCGGACCCCACGTCTGCCGACACCCTCAACGCAGGGTTCGACCAGTTCCTGTGGGGCATGCTCGCGATCTTCCTGTTCGCGGGGATCGGCAACGCCTCCACCTTCAAGCAGATGCCGATGATCTTCGAGAAGCGGCAGGCCGGCGGTGTCATCGGATGGACCGCGGCGATCGCGGCCTTCGGACCGTTCTTCTTCGGGATCGGCGTCACCACGCTCGGGCCGACGACCTTCTACGCCATCGGCATCGCCTGGGCCGTGATGTGCGTGGTCATCACGTGGGTGCGCTACGCACGCAAGGGTGCTCCGCGACCCAGCTGAACGACCCAGCTGAACGACCCAGCAGGCCTTGCCGAAAGGAGGCTCGGGACACCGTCCCGAGCCTCCTTTCGGCTCATCCGGTAGAAACAACCCATGGACAACGCACCGATCCGAGTCTTCCTGCTGGACGACCACGAGGTCGTGCGCCGCGGCCTGCGCGACCTGCTCGAGGGCGAGGGCGACATCGAGGTCGTCGGCGAGGCCGGCACCGCCCGCGAGGCGACCGCCCGCATTCCCGCGCTGAAGCCCGACGTGGCGGTGCTGGACGCCCGGCTGCCGGACGGCAGCGGCATCGACGTCTGTCGCGACGTCCGCTCCATCGATCCCACCATCAAGGCGCTCATCCTCACCAGCTACGACGACGACGAGGCGCTCTTCGCAGCCATCATGGCCGGGGCCGCCGGATACGTCCTCAAGCAGATCAGGGCCGACGAGCTCGTCGACAGCATCCGCCGCGTGTCCCAGGGTCAGAGCCTCATCGACCCCCAGCTGATCGCCCGGGTGCTGGACCGGGTGCGCAACGGTCCGCCCCAGCACCCCGAGCTGGCCTCCCTCACCGAGCAGGAGACCCGGATCCTCTCGCTCATCGCCGAGGGCATGACCAACCGCCAGATCGGCGAGCAGATGTTCCTGGCCGAGAAGACGGTCAAGAACTACGTCTCGAGCATCCTGTCCAAGCTGGGCCTCGAACGGCGTACCCAAGCGGCTGTGCTCGCGTCGAGACTGCTCCGCCCCTGAGGGCTGCCGGCTCAGGCTCCCGGGCGCTCGAGCGGGGCCGACCACTCCAGCCGGGTGCCCTGTGGCTCACCCGGCAGCAACCGGAGCGCGCCGCCCCGCTCGGTCGCGCGACGGCGCACGTTGCGCAGGCCGCTGTCGCTTCGTTCGGCCGGGAGGCCCCGACCGTCGTCGGTGACGCACAGCACCACCTCGCCGCCGGTGACCTTGAGCTCGACCGTGGCGGAGCTCGCGCTCGCATGTCGAGCGGCGTTGGACAGAGCCTCGCGCAGCACGGCGAGCACCTGCTCGCCCAGGTCGCCGGGCACTGCTGCGTCGACGGGACCGGCGGTGCGCAGCACGGGCGTGAACCCCAGCACTGGGACGTACTCCTTGACCAGGTCGCTGACCTCTGCGCGCAGGGAGCGATCGCCGGCCCGCTGCAGCTCGAAGATGGTCGACCGGATGTCACTGATCGTGGTGTCGAGGTCGGCGACAGCGGCGTCCAGGCGCTCGCGCACCTCGTCGTTGGGGGCCATCCGACGCGCACCCTGCAGCTGCAGCCCCGTGGCGAAGAGCCGCTGGATCACCAGGTCGTGGAGGTCCCGGGCGATGCGGTCCCGGTCGGCGACGAGGAGCAGCTCTTGGCGCTCGGCGATCGCCTGGACCCGGTCCAGCGCCAGTGAGGCCTGGTCTGCCAGCGACATGAGGAGCTCCACCTCCTCGGCCTCCAGGCCCGAACGACCCTGCTCGACGACGACGAGCAGCACCCCGCCCTCGGCGATGTGGGCACGCAGCGGCACCACGACGACCGCGCCCCGGTCGGTGGCGGGCACGACGGCGACCCGACCGTTCTCCTCGGCCTCGTCGACCCGGTCGCCGAGCTGGGCGAGGAGGCCCCGAACGCCATCGGTGTCCTCGCCGTCGGTGGCCACGACATCGCGTACGGCGTCCGGGCGCCGTCGTACGAGCGCGACCATCTCCGCCCGGGCGACGCGGCGAGCGCCGATCACGATCTGGCGCACCGCAGCCTCGAGGTCGGCAGGAGGCTGCAGGGTCTCGGTGATCTGGGCGGACGCCTCCAGCCAGCGCCGCCGGCGCTCGCTCTGCGTGTAGGACCGGGCATTCTCGATGACGAAGCCGGCCGCCGAGGCGAACACCTGCACCAGCGTCTCGTCCTGCGCGGTGAAGCCACCG
Protein-coding regions in this window:
- a CDS encoding GAF domain-containing sensor histidine kinase, which gives rise to MSDAADLDLVRPSDARALLDAVMAIGADLDLHAVLKRIVESACRITGARYGALGVLDDTSPTLSDFVTYGMSEEEHRAIGALPKGRGLLGVLIDSPEPVRLAHLADHPKSFGFPPNHPPMESFLGVPVRIRGTVFGNLYLTEKQAPGGFTAQDETLVQVFASAAGFVIENARSYTQSERRRRWLEASAQITETLQPPADLEAAVRQIVIGARRVARAEMVALVRRRPDAVRDVVATDGEDTDGVRGLLAQLGDRVDEAEENGRVAVVPATDRGAVVVVPLRAHIAEGGVLLVVVEQGRSGLEAEEVELLMSLADQASLALDRVQAIAERQELLLVADRDRIARDLHDLVIQRLFATGLQLQGARRMAPNDEVRERLDAAVADLDTTISDIRSTIFELQRAGDRSLRAEVSDLVKEYVPVLGFTPVLRTAGPVDAAVPGDLGEQVLAVLREALSNAARHASASSATVELKVTGGEVVLCVTDDGRGLPAERSDSGLRNVRRRATERGGALRLLPGEPQGTRLEWSAPLERPGA
- a CDS encoding response regulator, giving the protein MDNAPIRVFLLDDHEVVRRGLRDLLEGEGDIEVVGEAGTAREATARIPALKPDVAVLDARLPDGSGIDVCRDVRSIDPTIKALILTSYDDDEALFAAIMAGAAGYVLKQIRADELVDSIRRVSQGQSLIDPQLIARVLDRVRNGPPQHPELASLTEQETRILSLIAEGMTNRQIGEQMFLAEKTVKNYVSSILSKLGLERRTQAAVLASRLLRP
- a CDS encoding MFS transporter, giving the protein MTDATTARKSGEWLEDWDPENEETWDSKRAWKTLWVTTFALFLAFIAWFLPSALIPKLNPLGYSFSTTQLYWMAAMPGLSAGLFRLIWMVLPPILGTRKMVALTSLLLVFSTLGWGVRVQEPTAPYWELMVLAFLAGIGGGAFSGFMPSTSYFFPKSKQGTALGLQAGIGNFGVSAVQLLTPYLIGFSWLAFFGGSQSISMPGKPAQEVWYQNAAFIWLPLMVISAVMAWTMLKSVPIKANVRQQFDIFGNTDTWLMTLLYIMTFGTFSGLAAQFGLLMADLYGISNPDIVKGTGAAATVLVEGYEVPDVVKFVFLGPLVGAGARVLFSPLTDRMGGAIWTLVSGVGLIFSIAFTLPALTPDPTSADTLNAGFDQFLWGMLAIFLFAGIGNASTFKQMPMIFEKRQAGGVIGWTAAIAAFGPFFFGIGVTTLGPTTFYAIGIAWAVMCVVITWVRYARKGAPRPS